The segment TGACAGGCTGGTTCCATCCGCTATGCCGTGGCTATACGGAGAATCATGAGGTTCAGGAAAATCGCATTCGGAAACGTGGAGTATCTCGGTTCGGCGCCCGCAATTGGACAGCCGGGGAAAATATTCCGGCTGAGGGGTTTCGATCAAGGTTTCCGCTGTCGAGAGGCTGCCCGGCGCCGACAGCGCGACAAGGCGCCCGTGGTTGGAGTAAGGGGCAAGGTGGCCGTTGCGCCCAACGGCGGCCACGCTGATCGTGCCCACGCAACTGGTCGGCCAGGTGCGGGCCGCGTCCATGTGTTCGTTGCCGGCCGCGACAACGAAAGCGCGTACCCGTGTCTGGCGGAACACATCGTCGATAGCCTGCTGCATGGCGATCGGGCAGGCGCCTTCATCGCCAAGACTCATGTTCAGCACGTCGACCGGGAAACGGTTGGCAGGCGCTCCCGGCACGGCAAGGCCGGCGGCCCAGCGAATACCGTCGACAAGATCGGAGATGCGATGGCTGCGTCCGGCCACGCGCACCGGAACCATGCCGGAGTGCCAGTTCAGACCCGCCACGCCTTGCCCGTTGTTACTGCGCGCGCCGATGACGCCGGCCACGCCCGTGCCATGCCAGGAGCTCCAGTCGGGCGCCTCGCCCGGCAGATTGGTCCAGTCGCCGGGATCCGATGCGTTCCCGTCACGGCCATCGCCATCGCCGGTGGTCACATCGCGGCAGTCGCTCCTTCCGCCCTGTTCACGCCACCAATCGCAGGCGATGAGGCCTTCCTCGCCGGTCAGATCGTCAGGGTCGGACAGACCGACCATGTCGTAGCCGGGTAAAAAACGCCCCAGGAGATCGGGGTGTCGGTGGAGCGCGCCGGTATCCAGTATGCCGATAATGACCGATGGTGAACCCGTGGTGATCTTCCATGCCTCCGGCGCATTGATGCCAGCATGGGGGTCGTCCAGATACCACTGCATGCCTGTCTGGAATACAGGATCGTTGAGCGGATACTTTGCCGGTACCGCCGCGCCTGGCGGTGTCCGCAAGCGAATGGATGTGTCCGGCTCGATAAAGTCGATGAACGGATCGCGCCGCAGCGTCGACAGAAAACGTGCCATGTCGCGTGGCGCCGGTTTCGTGGTCAGACGCACGACGCAAGCATTGCCGGACATGGGGCGTACCAACCGGAAACGCCAGCCCGTGCGGTTCTCCAGGGCGAGGAATCTTGCCGCGTCGCAGGCGGGCATTTCGTTGCCGGACGATTTGAAGCGCACAATGAACTGGGCGGTTTCCTGTTTTCTGGCGGCTTCCCTCGGATTCCCCGCCTGCAGGCAGTCTATGCCCAATAGGCAGAATGCGGTGCACGGGGCGAATCGACGGAAAAAATCTTGAATGAAACTCATGAGCGAACTCCTTGCGTCAATCGATGGCGGCTCGCTGACGCGAGTAAAGAATGCCGCCCGGCAAGCGCGCCGCGACTTCTACTGCGCGGCCGGCATCGAGCATTCCGGCGCCGCAGGTGTGCCGGGCCAGACAATCCGATACGGGAAGAAAGGGCCGGGCAGTCGAGGTCAGCACATGGCGGATGCCCGCCGCCGTCAGTGATCTGTTGGCGGACAGCATCAAGGACACCGTTGCCGCAACCATGGGTGCCGCGAGGCTGGTCCCGTCGGCGATGTGGTATGTGTCGGGCGCGTCATCTTCGCCCGGGTCGGGGCAATCGGCGGCATGGCGGATCGGCGCGGTGGTGCCACAGTTGGACAATTGCGGGAAATACGTCAGTAGTCCGCCCGTGGCGCCGGCCGCGCGACTCCCTGTCGAAGGCGCCGTTACCGGAGACTGTACACTCCCGGGCGCGGAGAGCGTGACGGCGGCGCCATGATTGGAGTAGGGCGTCAGACTCCCGTTGCGGGCGATCGCCGCCACACTGATGACACCCTGGCAGTTGGATGGCCAGCCGCCTCCGGCATCGGCCGCCGCGTTGCCGGCCGCGGCAATAAAGGCGCGCAATCCGGTGTCGGCGTAGGCGTCATCCAGGGCGCGTTGCAAGGTCTGCGGGCAAGGGGCGTTGCCGAATGCCAGGCTCAGGTTTGCCACTTGGGCCGGTGTCGGGTTGCGGGGCGCACCGGGTACCGGCAAACCGGCCGCCCAGCGCAGTCCGTCGATGATGTCGGACGCGCGGGCTCCGCGTCCGGCGATGCGTACCGGCAGCAGAGGGGAGTGCCAGTTGATGCCGACGATGCCTTTGCCGTTGTTGGCGCGCGCCCCGATCACGCCCGCCACGCCAGTGCCATGCCAATTGCTGAAGCGCTGGACCATGCGCGGGCCGGTCGTCCAGTTGCCCGGGTCGCCGGCATCCGGATCCCGGCCATCGCCGTCTACCGCCGTGAAATCCCGGCAATCCGGACGGCGGGCCTCTTGGCGCCACCATTCGCAGGATGCGGCGAAATCGGGATTATGCATATCTTTATCATCAATTAATTCGACCATGTCATAACCAGCGAGGAGTCGTCCGGCAAGTTCCGGATGATCGCGAATCACGCCATTGTCCAGTATGGCCACCACGACCGCGGGAGAGCCGGGTGTGATTTTCCAGGCGGCGGGCGCGTTGATACCGACATTCGGGTCATCCAGATACCACTGGGCGTCGTGCAAATAAGCCGGATCGTTGATCGGGTATGCCGCGCGGCGGCTGTCGGCGCCCGGAGCGGCCTGCAGAATGGCCCGCTGATCCGGTTCGAAGACCAAGACCTGAGGGTCGTTCCCGATCGCCGCGAGCAGGGTTGTCTGCGTATCCGGAGTTGCCATCGCGTCCTGTTCGGCCCGCACCACGCAGGTGTCGCCGGACATCGGACGCACAAGCTGCAGGCGCCAGCCTGTACGGCGCGCCAGAGATCCGAACCGAGCCGGGTCGCACGCGGGCGAGTTTCCGGTGCCGGGTTTGAAGCGGATCATGAAGCGGTTTTCCTGGCGGGGAGGACCGTCGGAGGCCGAGATCGGAGGCGGCGCGGCCGACAGTGCCTCCTGCAGGCAGCATGCCAGAGCGATCCAGGGGCGCAAGGAAGCGGGGAGGGATGCCATGTATCCGTTCTCCACGAAAAAAATGACGATAGATAGAGGAAGACTTTCGGGCGCGCCGTATCGGCGCGCCCGAGGCTCTGTCATTTAACCCGTGGGTATCCGCCGGCGATAGCCGACGGTTTCGGTTTTCGTTCGGGAAGCGGGGGCCGCATTCCGAAGA is part of the Paludibacterium paludis genome and harbors:
- a CDS encoding S8 family serine peptidase, with the translated sequence MSFIQDFFRRFAPCTAFCLLGIDCLQAGNPREAARKQETAQFIVRFKSSGNEMPACDAARFLALENRTGWRFRLVRPMSGNACVVRLTTKPAPRDMARFLSTLRRDPFIDFIEPDTSIRLRTPPGAAVPAKYPLNDPVFQTGMQWYLDDPHAGINAPEAWKITTGSPSVIIGILDTGALHRHPDLLGRFLPGYDMVGLSDPDDLTGEEGLIACDWWREQGGRSDCRDVTTGDGDGRDGNASDPGDWTNLPGEAPDWSSWHGTGVAGVIGARSNNGQGVAGLNWHSGMVPVRVAGRSHRISDLVDGIRWAAGLAVPGAPANRFPVDVLNMSLGDEGACPIAMQQAIDDVFRQTRVRAFVVAAGNEHMDAARTWPTSCVGTISVAAVGRNGHLAPYSNHGRLVALSAPGSLSTAETLIETPQPEYFPRLSNCGRRTEILHVSECDFPEPHDSPYSHGIADGTSLSAPMVTGAISLMLSANKALTASGIRHLLTSTARPFTAGSDCRTRYLCGAGLLDAGRAVHAAARLPGGILYAPAPAPGSPRPVERNALNTLK
- a CDS encoding S8 family serine peptidase; translated protein: MASLPASLRPWIALACCLQEALSAAPPPISASDGPPRQENRFMIRFKPGTGNSPACDPARFGSLARRTGWRLQLVRPMSGDTCVVRAEQDAMATPDTQTTLLAAIGNDPQVLVFEPDQRAILQAAPGADSRRAAYPINDPAYLHDAQWYLDDPNVGINAPAAWKITPGSPAVVVAILDNGVIRDHPELAGRLLAGYDMVELIDDKDMHNPDFAASCEWWRQEARRPDCRDFTAVDGDGRDPDAGDPGNWTTGPRMVQRFSNWHGTGVAGVIGARANNGKGIVGINWHSPLLPVRIAGRGARASDIIDGLRWAAGLPVPGAPRNPTPAQVANLSLAFGNAPCPQTLQRALDDAYADTGLRAFIAAAGNAAADAGGGWPSNCQGVISVAAIARNGSLTPYSNHGAAVTLSAPGSVQSPVTAPSTGSRAAGATGGLLTYFPQLSNCGTTAPIRHAADCPDPGEDDAPDTYHIADGTSLAAPMVAATVSLMLSANRSLTAAGIRHVLTSTARPFLPVSDCLARHTCGAGMLDAGRAVEVAARLPGGILYSRQRAAID